In Synechococcales cyanobacterium T60_A2020_003, the genomic stretch TAGATGGAAACGTGAGCGATCGCCCCCAGGCCATCGAATTCCTGCATACCCATTTCCCCCTATCTCAACCCATTTCCTAACCACCGCCTATGCCATCTCCAATCCGCCTTTGCATCATTCTGGGTACCCGTCCCGAAGCGATTAAGCTGGCTCCCGTTATCCAGCAATTTCGGCAAGCGCCCGCTTTCGATACGCGGGTCATCCTCACGGGGCAACACCGGGAAATGGTGGCGCAGGTCATGGAGCTATTTGACCTGACGGCAGATCACGACCTGGCAATCATGCAGCATGGGCAGACCTTGACCGACATCACCTGCCGCAGTTTGCAAGGCTTGGAGCAACTGTACAAAGAGATTCAGCCCCAGTTTGTGATCGTTCAAGGGGATACGACAACGGCCTTTGCCGCTGCCCTGGCCGCGTTCTACCAGCAAATTCCCGTGGGGCACGTTGAAGCCGGACTCCGCACCGATGAC encodes the following:
- a CDS encoding UDP-N-acetylglucosamine 2-epimerase, which produces MPSPIRLCIILGTRPEAIKLAPVIQQFRQAPAFDTRVILTGQHREMVAQVMELFDLTADHDLAIMQHGQTLTDITCRSLQGLEQLYKEIQPQFVIVQGDTTTAFAAALAAFYQQIPVGHVEAGLRTDD